One genomic segment of bacterium includes these proteins:
- a CDS encoding T9SS type A sorting domain-containing protein: protein MKRLLPLIIILSFTFIRAQSFEWVDIKPLNYQLNPTYLHTAVAIDNSGNPVCARLVNYHQVYGSTIYGDTKLEKRNSSGILIWERTIYGKTDISEINIDADNNVVCIGTFRDSVVLGNTTLYQTEINQNSFVFKTDVSGNFLWVLDATSFAPQHSILTAMELKSLNNILIGATNYNVNANIYEFNPDGNLISTILQTNVGTVSDISVDNSENVWVTGFAFSGLTSFNGLDTIAPFAYNEYVVKYNSAGTAQWVNFIEDITVQDFNIETDAFGNGYLSGNIFIETNFGNLVAHGPQWVYDFFVTKISPDGNFIWLNEIPQGNTLGDATTGNSNFLFCNSNGDTYLTGFFRGTINFGNGVILSPVVANNDLYVLSYNADGIIQWAKAAGSNNYDNGSSITGDADGNIYVVGFVGENSVFDTITFTGNYLNIFLAKLNSGSVVSVQENSNENTPGSFTLYQNFPNPFNPVTKIIFAIPSVETSRRDVFTTLKVYDVLGNEIATLVNEEKLAGTYEVNFDANGLPSGLYFYTLSASGFSETKKMLVIK from the coding sequence ATGAAAAGATTATTACCGCTTATAATAATTTTATCGTTTACTTTTATCCGGGCTCAATCTTTCGAATGGGTTGATATTAAGCCGCTTAATTATCAGCTTAATCCAACCTATTTACATACTGCGGTTGCAATTGATAATTCAGGGAATCCCGTTTGTGCAAGACTTGTAAACTATCATCAGGTCTATGGCTCCACTATTTACGGCGATACAAAATTAGAGAAACGAAATTCTTCCGGTATATTAATCTGGGAGAGAACAATCTATGGTAAAACAGATATTTCTGAAATAAATATTGATGCAGATAACAATGTGGTCTGTATAGGCACTTTCAGAGATTCAGTAGTACTTGGTAATACAACTCTTTATCAAACCGAAATTAACCAGAACAGTTTTGTATTTAAAACAGATGTCTCTGGTAACTTTCTCTGGGTACTGGACGCAACGTCATTTGCACCACAACACAGCATTCTTACTGCGATGGAATTAAAGTCTTTAAATAATATTTTGATCGGGGCCACAAATTACAACGTCAATGCAAACATTTATGAATTCAATCCGGACGGAAATCTGATTTCTACAATCCTGCAGACTAATGTTGGAACAGTAAGCGATATCAGTGTTGATAATTCGGAAAATGTCTGGGTTACTGGTTTTGCTTTCAGCGGCCTGACTTCATTTAATGGTTTGGATACGATAGCCCCTTTTGCCTACAACGAATACGTTGTTAAATACAACTCTGCCGGAACTGCTCAGTGGGTAAACTTCATAGAGGATATCACGGTCCAGGATTTCAATATTGAAACGGATGCTTTTGGCAATGGGTACTTAAGCGGAAATATTTTTATTGAAACAAACTTCGGTAATCTTGTTGCACACGGTCCGCAGTGGGTTTACGATTTCTTCGTAACTAAAATCAGCCCCGATGGAAATTTTATCTGGCTGAATGAAATTCCGCAAGGGAATACACTTGGCGATGCAACTACCGGCAATTCAAATTTTCTTTTCTGTAATTCAAACGGGGACACATACCTGACTGGTTTCTTCAGAGGTACAATTAATTTTGGCAATGGAGTAATACTTAGCCCGGTTGTAGCAAACAATGATCTCTATGTTCTTAGCTACAATGCTGACGGCATTATTCAGTGGGCGAAAGCTGCGGGCAGTAATAATTACGATAACGGAAGCAGCATTACAGGCGATGCCGATGGAAATATTTATGTCGTCGGATTTGTTGGTGAAAACTCAGTCTTCGATACAATTACCTTCACCGGCAACTACCTGAATATTTTTCTTGCGAAGCTAAATTCAGGAAGTGTTGTTTCTGTTCAAGAAAACTCTAACGAAAACACCCCCGGCAGTTTTACACTTTACCAGAATTTTCCGAACCCGTTTAATCCGGTTACTAAAATAATATTCGCTATTCCATCAGTAGAGACGTCCCGGCGGGACGTCTTTACAACATTGAAAGTTTATGATGTTTTGGGAAATGAAATCGCAACACTTGTCAACGAAGAAAAGCTTGCAGGAACTTACGAAGTCAACTTTGATGCTAATGGACTACCAAGCGGTTTGTATTTCTACACTTTATCTGCATCCGGGTTCAGCGAAACAAAAAAGATGTTGGTGATTAAGTGA
- a CDS encoding T9SS type A sorting domain-containing protein, translating into MRSTKIYLVLLLIVPCLVQAQYLGGNGRGDASITLTNVPLPVDENPYYSPAKFELTQNYPNPFNPNTVIGYQLSVISNVTLKVSDILGNEIATLVDEIKPAGTYEATFDASGLPSGVYLYRLQARNSSTSSGQSFVETRKMLLMK; encoded by the coding sequence ATGAGATCAACTAAAATTTATTTGGTATTATTACTCATAGTTCCATGTTTAGTCCAGGCTCAATATCTGGGTGGGAATGGCAGAGGTGATGCATCGATTACTTTAACCAATGTCCCGCTTCCAGTAGACGAAAACCCGTATTACTCACCAGCTAAATTTGAGCTTACGCAGAATTATCCGAACCCGTTTAATCCAAATACGGTAATCGGTTATCAGTTATCTGTGATCAGTAATGTAACACTGAAAGTTTCTGATATTTTGGGAAATGAAATCGCAACATTAGTTGACGAAATAAAACCAGCTGGAACTTATGAAGCTACTTTTGATGCTTCGGGATTGCCAAGCGGAGTATATCTCTACAGACTTCAAGCAAGAAATTCTTCGACAAGTTCGGGGCAAAGTTTTGTTGAAACCAGGAAGATGCTGCTGATGAAATAG
- a CDS encoding isoprenylcysteine carboxylmethyltransferase family protein, which translates to MEDIMQNQNRSGLGKFLALVYGAVSYFIFLGTFLYAIGFVGNLLVPKSIDSGTQGGTDNAWLINILLLSLFAAQHSVMARQGFKKWWTKIVPKSIERSTFVLISSLVLILLFYYWRPMTGTIWNVENELFVLFMNTLYFAGWFIVLIGTFLINHFNLFGLQQVYLNMKNSEPKPPQFVKPLFYKVVRHPLMLGFIIAFWATPHMTAGHLLFALATTGYILVAIQLEERDMVRFHGEEYKRYQQEVSQIIPLPPKKQVGVIEKNY; encoded by the coding sequence ATGGAGGATATAATGCAAAATCAAAACAGAAGCGGTCTGGGCAAATTTCTTGCATTGGTTTATGGGGCGGTGAGCTATTTTATTTTTCTGGGAACTTTTCTTTATGCAATAGGATTTGTCGGAAACTTATTGGTTCCCAAATCAATTGATTCCGGAACCCAGGGCGGGACAGACAATGCTTGGCTGATAAATATTTTACTGCTTTCACTTTTTGCCGCTCAGCATAGTGTTATGGCAAGGCAGGGTTTTAAAAAGTGGTGGACAAAAATAGTTCCTAAATCAATTGAGAGAAGTACGTTTGTTTTGATCTCCAGTTTAGTGCTTATACTTCTTTTTTATTACTGGAGACCAATGACGGGCACAATATGGAATGTGGAAAATGAATTATTCGTACTGTTTATGAACACACTTTATTTTGCAGGCTGGTTTATTGTTCTGATCGGAACATTTCTCATAAATCATTTCAACCTTTTCGGACTTCAGCAGGTTTATTTGAATATGAAAAACAGTGAACCAAAACCGCCTCAGTTTGTAAAGCCTCTGTTCTATAAAGTTGTAAGACATCCGCTTATGCTTGGATTCATAATTGCTTTCTGGGCAACTCCTCATATGACAGCCGGGCATCTTCTTTTTGCATTAGCAACTACAGGATATATTCTTGTTGCAATCCAGCTCGAAGAACGCGATATGGTAAGATTCCATGGTGAAGAATATAAAAGATACCAGCAGGAAGTATCTCAGATAATTCCACTGCCGCCTAAAAAACAAGTTGGTGTGATAGAAAAGAATTATTAA
- a CDS encoding ester cyclase: MYKYLFTLLLFLSITAFVYTQDMDNVSMDAKYKMIYNEVLNALTTGKTDVLDKYIASDFTEHDPSPVMSTKTGLERIKEDFAAYHKIFPDMKAKVHSIAVSGDMLFAHLTFTGTTSEPAMGMPAGHKMTMNSVDVIRFKGDKAVEHWGFTSNSDIMKMMPQDKMMHEGMDKK, encoded by the coding sequence ATGTACAAATATCTTTTTACTCTACTGTTATTCCTTTCAATTACCGCATTTGTTTATACACAGGATATGGACAATGTGTCAATGGACGCAAAATACAAGATGATCTATAACGAAGTATTGAATGCGCTAACCACGGGAAAGACCGATGTGCTGGATAAATATATTGCCTCGGACTTTACCGAACACGATCCAAGTCCTGTGATGTCAACCAAAACTGGTCTTGAGCGCATCAAAGAGGACTTTGCTGCGTATCATAAAATTTTCCCCGATATGAAGGCGAAAGTTCACAGCATAGCCGTTTCGGGTGATATGCTTTTTGCTCACCTGACTTTCACGGGCACCACTTCTGAACCCGCAATGGGAATGCCGGCTGGTCACAAAATGACAATGAACTCAGTAGATGTTATCCGCTTCAAAGGTGATAAAGCTGTTGAGCACTGGGGATTTACTTCCAACTCAGATATTATGAAAATGATGCCGCAGGATAAAATGATGCACGAAGGAATGGATAAGAAGTAG
- a CDS encoding DUF4242 domain-containing protein: MPRYLIERTFIGNLKLPANGEKDRASFINNNFECNVTWLYSFVSDDRKKSYCIYEALTPEAVRKAAGRNNIPVDRIIEVNVLDPYICK, encoded by the coding sequence ATGCCGCGTTATTTAATTGAAAGAACTTTTATTGGGAATCTGAAGCTCCCTGCAAATGGTGAAAAAGATCGGGCGAGCTTTATCAACAATAATTTCGAATGCAATGTTACCTGGCTGTATTCTTTTGTGAGTGATGACAGGAAGAAGTCTTACTGCATATATGAAGCACTAACACCTGAAGCGGTACGCAAAGCAGCTGGAAGAAATAATATCCCGGTTGATAGGATTATCGAAGTGAATGTGCTCGATCCTTATATCTGTAAATAA
- a CDS encoding transposase — translation MAMILFKNKFRIDSSRLKDWDYSTPWWYYVTICTKKMKCWFGDVKDGKMILNDVGKIVDEEWNKTKEIRGNVDLDYYVIMPNHFHGNIIINGPEKIDNTVETSRWDVSKKPETGHRPVSTNLKPDSLGSVIGQFKSICTKRIRKSGYENFQWQPRFYDYIIRNENDLRRIREYIKNNPLKWELDEYYNSSIE, via the coding sequence ATGGCAATGATTTTATTTAAAAATAAATTTAGGATTGACTCTTCTCGATTAAAGGATTGGGATTACTCAACTCCGTGGTGGTATTATGTAACCATCTGCACAAAGAAAATGAAGTGTTGGTTTGGAGATGTTAAGGACGGTAAAATGATATTGAACGATGTGGGGAAAATTGTAGACGAAGAATGGAATAAAACAAAAGAGATTAGAGGAAATGTTGATTTGGATTATTATGTGATAATGCCAAACCATTTTCACGGCAATATAATTATCAATGGTCCGGAAAAAATCGACAATACTGTAGAGACGTCCCGGTGGGACGTCTCAAAGAAGCCCGAGACGGGTCACCGACCCGTCTCTACAAATCTTAAACCGGATTCTTTAGGATCGGTAATTGGTCAATTCAAATCAATTTGTACAAAACGAATCAGAAAATCCGGCTATGAAAATTTCCAATGGCAGCCGCGTTTTTATGATTACATTATCCGGAATGAAAATGATTTAAGAAGAATAAGAGAATACATTAAAAACAATCCGCTCAAGTGGGAACTTGATGAATATTATAACTCCTCAATCGAATAA
- a CDS encoding DUF3667 domain-containing protein, with translation MITCKNCNNQFEGNFCNNCGQSADTQRLDFKFLLKNLRKNFLHYFHKGIFYTSRQLFTRPGQSIREYIEGKRVNHFEPIALLLAFAAFYGVLYHTFGINLFSGISDSAVDGKLDLRSVGNWIADHFAIVNLLFVPVYSIGSYLSFRKQGYNFYEHIYLNTFLASQRLLIRIATFPLLVILDGTENIFLFRDMLILADIILMVWSYTQFFNKVKRIKAVLLSVLCYAIFFVILIGIITVVIVLL, from the coding sequence ATGATAACCTGTAAAAACTGTAATAATCAATTCGAGGGAAACTTCTGCAACAACTGCGGACAAAGCGCAGATACACAACGACTGGATTTTAAATTCCTGCTGAAAAATCTGCGTAAAAATTTTCTTCATTATTTTCATAAAGGAATTTTCTATACTTCCCGTCAGCTGTTTACAAGACCCGGACAATCTATCCGCGAATACATTGAAGGTAAACGAGTAAATCATTTTGAGCCCATAGCTCTGTTATTAGCATTTGCCGCATTTTATGGTGTGCTGTATCATACATTCGGTATCAATCTGTTTTCAGGAATTTCTGATAGTGCTGTGGATGGAAAGCTCGATCTTAGAAGCGTGGGCAACTGGATCGCTGATCATTTTGCCATAGTTAATCTTCTATTCGTTCCGGTTTATTCGATAGGTTCGTATTTATCGTTCCGGAAACAGGGTTATAATTTTTATGAGCACATTTACCTAAATACTTTTCTTGCCAGCCAGAGACTGCTGATAAGGATTGCAACATTCCCGCTGCTTGTTATTTTAGATGGAACTGAAAACATTTTCCTTTTCAGAGATATGCTTATCCTTGCAGATATAATATTAATGGTCTGGAGCTACACACAATTCTTTAATAAAGTTAAAAGAATAAAAGCAGTTCTTCTCAGTGTACTATGCTATGCAATATTCTTTGTGATTTTGATTGGAATAATAACGGTAGTCATTGTTCTGTTATAA
- a CDS encoding SUMF1/EgtB/PvdO family nonheme iron enzyme, which translates to MNIKYNIKVLCLFCTFLFSGLTSFANNITVTNVSLVDQNTSEHYIMVKFDISWENSWRTSASPNNWDAAWVFIKYRIVTGAWKQTWLNNVGHVNPGGCTISTGLLKPDSAFNQNTNPGLGAFIYRNADGAGLFSATDLQLRWNYGANGLTENDIVDIRVHAIEMVYVPEGNFYIGSGGNETSAFYKYPVTNDPYLITSEAEIIIGTANDNLYYSNSTYGGDRLGPIPADFPKGYRAFYCMKYEISQQGYVDFLNSLTSPQASQHFQNFGSSNRYGISVSSGVYSTTNPFVACSYINWSDLVAYLDWSGLRPLTELEFEKSCRGTLTPVPNEYAWGTTGITTNPYTLINSGAYNENISTNYSTTQGNAAYSLTTPTSGNINGPLRTGIFAGNASNLDRVTAGSTIYGIMEMSGNLLEHFVTVGNPTGRLFTGEHGNGELSTSGYADVVNWPPASSLGAGFRGGYWFYYAWYLRVSERSGAAGTDAYRYNSDGGRGGRTAP; encoded by the coding sequence ATGAATATAAAATACAATATTAAAGTGTTATGTCTGTTCTGCACGTTTTTGTTTTCCGGCTTGACTTCATTTGCCAACAATATAACTGTGACCAACGTTAGCCTTGTCGATCAGAATACATCAGAACATTATATCATGGTAAAGTTTGATATCAGCTGGGAAAACTCATGGAGAACATCGGCATCGCCAAATAATTGGGATGCTGCATGGGTTTTTATAAAATACCGGATAGTAACTGGTGCCTGGAAACAAACTTGGCTCAATAATGTTGGGCACGTCAATCCAGGGGGATGTACGATATCTACTGGCTTGCTCAAACCTGATTCAGCATTTAACCAAAATACTAACCCGGGACTTGGAGCATTTATCTATCGTAATGCAGACGGCGCAGGTTTATTTTCAGCTACAGATTTGCAACTGCGCTGGAATTACGGCGCAAACGGATTAACTGAAAATGATATTGTTGATATTAGAGTGCATGCCATTGAGATGGTTTATGTACCTGAGGGAAATTTTTATATCGGCAGCGGCGGTAATGAAACCAGTGCGTTTTACAAATACCCTGTTACAAATGATCCATACTTAATAACCAGCGAAGCTGAAATAATTATAGGAACTGCAAACGATAACCTCTACTATTCAAATTCAACTTACGGGGGTGACAGACTTGGACCTATTCCGGCAGATTTTCCAAAAGGTTATCGTGCATTCTATTGTATGAAGTATGAAATAAGCCAACAAGGATATGTAGATTTTTTAAATAGTCTTACGTCGCCTCAGGCTTCCCAACATTTTCAAAATTTTGGTTCATCAAACAGGTATGGTATTTCGGTATCAAGTGGAGTTTACAGCACCACGAATCCTTTTGTTGCTTGCAGCTACATAAATTGGTCTGATCTGGTCGCATATCTTGATTGGAGTGGATTACGCCCGCTCACAGAATTGGAATTTGAGAAATCCTGCCGGGGAACTTTGACGCCTGTACCCAACGAATATGCATGGGGTACAACAGGAATAACAACTAATCCATACACTCTAATTAATAGCGGCGCATACAACGAAAATATCTCGACTAACTATAGCACAACACAAGGAAATGCTGCGTATAGTTTAACTACACCTACTAGTGGAAACATCAATGGGCCGCTGCGCACAGGTATTTTTGCTGGCAACGCAAGTAACCTTGATCGGGTAACGGCGGGTTCAACTATTTACGGTATCATGGAAATGAGCGGCAATTTGCTTGAACATTTTGTAACTGTGGGTAATCCTACAGGCAGATTGTTTACGGGTGAACATGGAAATGGTGAACTCAGCACTTCGGGATACGCAGATGTAGTTAACTGGCCGCCTGCTTCTTCACTTGGTGCTGGTTTCCGGGGAGGATATTGGTTCTATTATGCATGGTATTTACGAGTTTCCGAAAGAAGTGGTGCCGCAGGAACTGATGCTTATCGTTACAACTCGGATGGCGGTCGCGGCGGACGTACAGCTCCATAA
- a CDS encoding AAA family ATPase codes for MTLLEREEYLSGLTSQFRNAVSGKGQAAVICGDAGIGKTSLVETFTQLQADKAKIYWGACDALFTPRPLAPLYDIAGKMKSKIIDKLEQEAPRPSIFNEFLNEIHKEEPNIIVIEDVHWADESTFDFIIFLAKRINKYKSLLIITYRNDEIGPTHPLRLSLSNIPTKYLKRFELPPLSINAVNDLAKSFGRDGGSIFKRTSGNPFLITELLMNDEENIPATVKDLMIFRLSRLSPEARSAVETFSVIPGSVDKWLINLLIKNYNVIDEAVDSGILKVENDSVSFRHELLQIAVEESLSESKRFEKNTAVLNILLGQKNIAPFLARIMHHAAKTANTDVILKYAPLAAKQAARLGAHEQALKHYMTALQFSEHLSSNERLDILEGYAHECYLTARIEEGIQSCKSAIEILKDHHDPIREGENFRRLSRLLWYYGKDKKGEEYILKAIETLEKFPPGKQLAMSYSNFSQIYMLREKTSEAVKWGEKAVEIAKSINDVEIEAHALNNIGASKMFASDDPGEKYLRKSLELSLQNDLHEHVCRAYVNLGTAYMYKRHLSKADKFFSDAVDYANEKDIKLASLCVAGEVAQIKLHMGNWDEAFEVSYEVYENKNAPVMDKLLPVTVIGLIRARRNDPGAFQLLDEADEMVYDTGELMKIVKVKAARAEAFWLKNELQTNVEELITAYDLVKVSNNPWAIGEIAFWLWKGGKLQKIPEPIAEPYLLQIEGKWAEASELWENLKCPYEQALALSDGNEKTMKKAVEIFEKLGASAASQLIKQKMRKSGIKNIPKGPRKSTKENPSGLTGRQVEILELVANGLSNSEIGNKLYISARTVENHISTIFSKLNIHTRTEAAALVHQNHIKI; via the coding sequence ATGACACTATTAGAACGAGAGGAATATCTGTCTGGATTAACCAGTCAATTCCGGAATGCTGTTTCCGGTAAAGGACAGGCAGCAGTGATTTGCGGTGATGCGGGTATAGGAAAAACGTCACTCGTGGAAACATTTACACAGCTTCAGGCAGATAAAGCAAAAATTTATTGGGGAGCCTGCGATGCTTTGTTCACTCCGCGTCCTCTTGCACCCTTATACGATATTGCCGGCAAGATGAAAAGCAAAATTATTGATAAGCTTGAACAGGAAGCACCGCGCCCGTCCATTTTTAATGAATTCCTTAATGAGATACACAAGGAAGAACCAAACATTATTGTAATAGAAGATGTGCACTGGGCTGATGAATCAACATTTGATTTTATAATATTTTTAGCAAAAAGAATTAATAAGTACAAAAGTCTTTTGATAATAACTTACCGGAATGATGAGATCGGTCCCACACACCCGTTAAGATTGTCTTTAAGCAACATCCCGACTAAATATTTAAAACGTTTCGAGCTCCCTCCTCTTTCAATTAATGCAGTAAATGATCTTGCAAAAAGTTTCGGCAGGGATGGAGGCTCAATATTTAAAAGGACCAGCGGCAATCCTTTCCTTATAACAGAATTATTAATGAACGACGAGGAAAACATTCCTGCAACAGTTAAAGATCTTATGATATTCCGGTTGAGCCGTTTATCTCCAGAGGCGCGTTCTGCTGTTGAAACTTTTTCAGTCATACCGGGTTCGGTTGATAAGTGGCTGATCAATCTTCTTATAAAAAATTATAATGTGATTGATGAAGCAGTTGATTCCGGGATCCTTAAAGTTGAAAATGATTCTGTGTCATTCAGGCATGAGCTGCTGCAAATTGCAGTTGAAGAATCATTATCAGAATCAAAAAGATTTGAAAAAAATACTGCTGTATTGAACATCCTGCTTGGTCAAAAAAACATCGCTCCATTTCTTGCCCGGATAATGCATCATGCAGCAAAGACGGCTAACACGGATGTTATTCTTAAGTATGCACCGCTTGCTGCAAAACAAGCCGCAAGGCTTGGTGCTCATGAGCAGGCATTAAAACATTATATGACTGCGCTTCAGTTTTCAGAGCATCTTTCTTCTAACGAACGGCTTGATATACTGGAAGGCTATGCTCATGAATGTTACCTTACAGCAAGAATTGAAGAAGGTATTCAGTCATGCAAATCGGCAATAGAAATTCTTAAAGATCATCATGATCCTATACGTGAAGGAGAGAATTTCAGAAGATTATCAAGATTATTATGGTACTATGGTAAAGATAAGAAAGGAGAAGAATATATATTAAAAGCCATTGAGACTCTTGAGAAATTTCCTCCAGGCAAGCAGCTTGCGATGTCATATAGCAATTTCTCCCAAATATATATGCTAAGGGAAAAAACAAGCGAAGCAGTTAAGTGGGGAGAAAAAGCAGTAGAGATCGCTAAAAGTATTAATGATGTTGAGATTGAAGCACACGCACTTAATAATATAGGCGCGTCAAAAATGTTTGCGTCTGATGATCCCGGAGAAAAATATCTCAGGAAAAGTCTTGAGCTTTCTCTTCAGAATGATTTGCATGAACATGTCTGCAGGGCTTATGTAAATCTTGGGACAGCCTATATGTACAAGAGGCATCTTTCTAAAGCTGACAAGTTTTTCTCAGATGCCGTTGACTATGCAAATGAAAAGGATATTAAACTTGCAAGCTTATGCGTTGCCGGGGAAGTAGCACAAATAAAATTACACATGGGCAACTGGGATGAAGCATTTGAAGTATCCTACGAAGTTTATGAGAATAAAAATGCACCGGTTATGGACAAACTATTACCTGTAACGGTAATCGGATTAATAAGAGCAAGAAGAAATGACCCCGGCGCATTTCAGCTTCTTGATGAAGCGGATGAAATGGTTTACGATACAGGCGAGCTGATGAAAATTGTCAAAGTTAAAGCCGCACGTGCTGAAGCCTTCTGGTTAAAGAACGAACTTCAGACCAATGTTGAGGAATTAATTACAGCATATGATCTGGTAAAAGTCAGCAATAATCCATGGGCAATTGGTGAGATAGCCTTCTGGTTATGGAAGGGAGGAAAACTTCAGAAGATACCGGAACCAATTGCAGAACCGTACTTATTGCAGATCGAAGGGAAATGGGCTGAAGCATCTGAACTATGGGAAAATTTAAAATGTCCGTATGAACAGGCACTTGCGCTATCAGATGGAAACGAAAAGACAATGAAAAAAGCAGTTGAGATATTTGAAAAGCTTGGTGCTTCGGCAGCATCTCAGCTTATAAAACAGAAGATGAGGAAATCGGGGATTAAAAATATTCCAAAAGGTCCGAGGAAATCGACAAAAGAAAATCCGTCGGGACTTACAGGCCGTCAGGTAGAAATACTTGAGCTGGTAGCAAACGGATTAAGTAATTCAGAGATCGGAAATAAATTATACATTTCTGCAAGAACAGTTGAAAATCATATCTCCACAATATTCTCCAAATTAAATATTCATACCCGCACTGAAGCAGCCGCACTGGTACATCAGAACCATATTAAAATATAA
- a CDS encoding glycine zipper family protein: MKQKMNKLAFGVSFGFTGGAIAGIIIGLLTKDIAVWLAVGVGCGIAIGAGIGGMLEQRSNLK; this comes from the coding sequence ATGAAACAAAAAATGAACAAGCTGGCTTTTGGTGTTTCTTTCGGTTTCACCGGTGGAGCAATAGCTGGAATTATTATCGGACTGCTTACAAAAGATATTGCCGTGTGGTTAGCCGTTGGTGTCGGATGCGGTATTGCCATCGGCGCCGGAATCGGCGGAATGCTGGAACAGCGATCTAATTTAAAGTAG
- a CDS encoding T9SS type A sorting domain-containing protein — protein MTIDQTNGNLYFLFYDRRNYTNLQTDVYMALSSDGGDSFINFKVSETPFTPSQYNFLGHYNGVSAHNNIVRPVWTRIDNNLNSLWTALVDSVTSVEEYPEQIEVLNYKLFQNYPNPFNPNTVIGYQLSVISNVTLKVYDVLGNEIATLVNEEKLAGTYEVNFDAAGLPSGLYLYKLSAGDMFQIKKMVLLK, from the coding sequence ATGACAATTGATCAGACAAATGGCAATTTATATTTTTTATTTTATGATCGCCGCAACTATACAAATCTTCAAACAGATGTTTACATGGCGTTATCAAGTGATGGAGGCGATTCGTTCATAAATTTTAAAGTAAGCGAAACCCCATTCACACCATCTCAATATAATTTTTTAGGTCATTATAACGGCGTTAGTGCACATAATAATATTGTGCGCCCTGTCTGGACCAGGATTGATAACAACCTTAACAGTTTGTGGACAGCACTTGTGGATAGTGTAACTTCAGTAGAAGAATATCCCGAGCAAATCGAAGTATTGAACTATAAACTTTTTCAGAATTATCCGAACCCGTTTAATCCAAATACGGTAATCGGTTATCAGTTATCTGTGATCAGTAATGTAACGCTGAAAGTTTACGATGTTCTGGGAAACGAAATTGCAACACTTGTCAACGAAGAAAAGCTTGCAGGAACTTACGAGGTCAATTTTGATGCGGCAGGACTACCAAGCGGGTTGTATCTCTATAAGCTGTCAGCGGGTGATATGTTTCAAATAAAGAAAATGGTTCTGCTAAAATAA